The bacterium genomic interval GTACAGAAAGAGCAGTGGCGGGAGAGCGTTAAGTTTGTGGAAACGAGCAAGTTGAAAGCAAATGCGATTGTCTTGAGTGGCGGAATAGAACCGTTTAATTATTATTACAAAAAAAATATTCCCGTGGAATGCGTTCCGTTTGCGTTTTCTACAGCTAAGGGGAGCATAATTACCGACAGCATAAAAAATAGAATTGACAATATGCAAAGTATTTGGTTTTTTAAGAGTAACTACACCAATCCTAAACTGGGATTTGAAGAATGGTTAAATGGGAAGTTTTGTATCAAGGAAGAAAAAGATTTTATGAGCATTAAAGTTTATTATTGCATTAAATCTACCCAACAGACAGTACGGGTGAGTAGTAAGCAGAAAAACGACAATGAATAAGGCTCTTAAAATAAATACACCATTTATACTAATTCTAATTATATTATTAGGTAGTTTTTTACGATTATATCAGTTGGGGAACGAAAGTATATGGATTGATGAGGCTGTAGGGATTGAGAATGCTAGCAAACCATTTGTACCCATGATTAAAGCAATGACCTTTCAGGATTTTTCACCTCCATTGTATTTTACTCTTGTCCATTTTTGGATAAAAATTTTTGGCAAAAGCGAGTTTGTTGTGCGTGCTTTATCAGCAATTGCAGGAATAGTTTCAATTTTATTGATGTATAAATTAGGTACAGTTTTATTTGGCGAGAAAGAGGGAATATTAGGAGCATTTATATTTGCCATATCATTAAAACCACCCATATGGGAATCACAGGAAGCAAGGATGTATGCTCTTTTTTTACTAGTAGTTCTCATTTCAAGTATACTGTTTATCAAAGCTATAAAGTTAGGCGAAAGCCTCATTCCGAAAAAGTTAATTTCTATTACAATTATAAACATTTTACTTGTTTATATTCACATTTATGGACTCTTTTTTATTGTATTTGAAGCTATTTATATTTTATTGTTGAAAAAAAAGGAGTTAAAAAAATGGGTAATGTCTTTTCTTATAGTTTTTATTTGTTATATCCCATGGCTTTTTGTAATTATTAAATTACAACTTCCTACGATTAAAACGCAAATTTTTGAAGGAGCCGGAAGTCTTTGGCTTAAAAAGATAGGGCCTATGGAGTTATATTACATAATATGGTCGCTTTCTTCCGAACATAAAATATTAGTTATTGCATTTTTGGGACTTTCTCTCTTTTCTATTTTATCAAGCTTTAGAGAGAGCATAAAAAATAAGCAATCCTGTCTTTTATGTTTTCTCTGGATTATCACTCCAATAGCAATAAGTTATATTCTATATTATTTGTTAAAGAAGCCATTTTTAAGACCTTGCTATTTGATTTTTGTAATACCTGCTTATTACTTATTGATTTCAAAAGGAGTATTTGCGTTTAGAAATAAAATTATTCAATTATTACTTATATTAAGCATCACCGGGATAAGCGGGTATATTCTTTTTTCTTATTATACTACTGTAGAGAAAGAGCAATGGCGGGAGAGCGTTAAGTTTGTGGAAACGAGCGAGTTGAAAGCAAATGCAATTGTCTTGAGTGGCGGGATAGAGCCGTTTAGATATTATTACAAAAAAAACATTCCCGTAGAATGTTTTCCCTTTGCGATTTCTACGGCTAAAGGGAGTATAATTGCCGACGGCATAAAAAATAGAATTGACAATATGCAAAGTATCTGGTTTTTTAAGAGTGTCTATAATAATCCTGAACTAGAGTTTGAAGAATGGTTAAATGAAAAGTTTTGTATCAAGAAAGAAAAAGAGTTTATGAAGATTAAGGTGTGTTATTATAGTAGGAAGTAGGCAGAGAAATAGAGAAAAACAAGTAGAGGATAAGATATGGGGAAACTTTTATTATACGGGATGCATTTTATAGTCATTGCATTTATATTAAGAATAGTTGACTTCGTTTTTACGCTTAAGATTATAAATATCTGCTCAATTATTTTTTATATGGGTGTTGGGCTTGTATTGTTAAACTTTATTTTTTCTTTAATATTCCGATACAAGAGAACAATAATGGTTAAACCTTTAAAAGACGAAAAAATATGCGTAGCGCTTACTGCTTACAATGACGAACTTTCCATCGGGGAAGCAGTAAAGGATTTTCGTAAAATTCCGTTTGTAAATGAAGTACTCGTAGTAGATAACAACTGCAAGGATAGAACGGTTGAGTTTGCCCAAAAGGCAGGCGCAACCATAGTAGTGGAAGAAGTGCAGGGATACGGAGCGGCTTGTATGCGTGGATTAAGAGAAGCAAGTAAAAGAGGGGATATAATTGTTTTAACGGAAGGAGACGGAACTTTTTCGGCTCGCGATTTAAATAAATTCATTAGTTACCTTGAGAATGCGGATATGGTGGTCGGGACAAGGACTACCCGCGAGTTAAGCAGTGCCGACTGCCAGATGAGCTGGTTTATACAATACGGGAATTTATTTATGGCAAAATTAATACAATTAGTATATTTTGACACAAGGCTTACGGATATCGGGTGTACTTACAGGATAATAAGAAAAGAGGCTTTAGACAAAATCATAGGGCAACTAAAAGTTACGAGCAATCATTTTTCCTGTGAAATGATACTTATGGCGTTAAAGAATAAGTTAAAAGTAATTGAAATTCCAATAACGTTTAAGAAGCGGGTAGGAGAAAGCAAAGGAGTAGGCGGAAATATGTGGCGCGGATTAAAAACCGGACTTAGAATGTGGTGGCTGGTATTGAGAATATAAAAGGGAGACAGGAATAATACTCTGCCACAAAAACACTAAAACACAAAAAAACAAAAAATAGATAGCAGAAGACCTGCCAAAAAGGACGGTAGGCAAGCAGGGATTTACACAGATAAAAAACATAGAGTAAAGAATAGCAACCAATTGTAACTGATAGTAATTTGGTAGTAATTCATTGAGGTTCTTCGTCTTCGGATCAGAATGACAAAAGGGGAAACACAGGCAGAGGAACTAACGTAAGAGCAGGCGAGATTAATTTAAGTAGAAATGAATAAAAAAGTATTATTAATAAATCCTTCTCAATTTCAGTCGTATAATAACGTAAAGATCAAAGGCGGGGCAATTTACTCGCCTTCCCTTGCGCTTGCCGTTCTTGCAGCACCACTGGTAAAAGCAGGACATAATGTAAAGATATTAGATTTAAATAAAGAACCTCCTCTCGATACTGTTTTAGAGACATTTTCACCGGATTTTGTCGGCATTACTTTTACAACGTTATTATTTGAAGAGACCCGGCGAATTTGCCAAACGATTAAATCGTATTCCAAAGAGATCGTAATAATAAGCGGAGGCGCTCATTCTACCGCACTTCCTGAAGAGACATTAAAAGAATTAGACATAGACATTGCAGTAATCGGGGAAGGGGATTTTTCGCTACTGAAAATTATTAACGGGGAGAATCTTAATAATATTCCCGGAATTGCTTATAAAAAAAGGGGGGAAATAAAAATGAATCCCTGCGCGGGGTATATTGAAAATTTAGACAATTTACCTCTACCGGCTTGGGATTTAATAAACATATCTCAATACAAAACGACTCCTCTTTTATCGCGCGCCAGTCCGGCAGGCTGGATTGAGACAAGCAGGGGATGTCCTTACACCTGTGGGTACTGCACAAAAAACATTTTCGGCACGAAATTCCGATTTAAGTCGGTCAACAGGGTATTAGAAGAGATAGAATATATGTTAAAAATGGGATTCAAAGAGCTTCACATTGCGGACGATAATTTTACAATGGATACAGCACGGGCAAAGCAAATCTGTGAAGAAATTTTGCATCGCAACCTTAAATTTCCATGGGCTACGGTTACGGGAATAAGAATAGACCGCGTGGACAAAGAATTATTGGAATTGATGTATAAAGCAGGGTGTTACCGTGTTTATTTTGGGATAGAGTCAGGCGACCAGTCAATCCTTGATAAAATAAAGAAAGGCATAAGTTTAGACAAAATAAGGGAAGTCGTTAAAATGGCAAAAAGCACAGGGCTTGAGGTATTTGGGTTTTTTATGGCAGCATTGCCGGGGGAAACGGAAGATTCAATTAAAAAGACTATAGCGTTTGCGAAATCACTTCCGCTTGATATGGCAAAGATGTCAATTACGATGCCATTACCGGGGACCGCATTATTCAAAGAATTAGATAAAGGCGGATTCATCAAGACTTATGATTGGTCAAAATATAATTTATATATTCTGGCAAGGGATGTTTACAAGCATCCAACGATAAGCTGGGACATCGTAGAAAAATATTTTAACAGGTTTTACAGGGAGTTTTATTTCAGACCCGGGTACATACTAAATTTTGCAAAGAAAAATTTGGTAAGAAAGGATTTTTTCAGTATGGTAAAGATATTTTTCGAGACGAAGTGGTGAGATAACGGAAAGAAAATAGGACGCAGATTTACAAAATTAGCAGGAAGAAAAAGCAGAATACAGAAAAATTAGCCACGGATAAAAGACACGGATTTTCACGGATTAAAAATAGAAACTTCTAACTATACAAAACGACTCAAAAAAACAAAGAGCAAGGGGTTGGATCGAGGGCTTCAACCTACCCAACTATATGTTTACAAAACTCATTCCACGCCGCAGAGGGGCGGGGAATTCCAAGTTAAAAATAGAGGACACCGGAAAAAAGAACATAGGTGAAAAATTATAGAGTAAGAAATAAAAGGAAGATACGCATACAACAAGTAACAATTTGGTTGACAACTACATTTTTTGGTAGCATATTTCACTTTAATATATTAGGGGGATAACATTATGAAAAAGCTTTATTCTTTAGTATGTATCAGTTTATTTTTAGGTTGTGCAGGGAGAACAAATATACCGTCAGCCCTGATTCAAGACGTTACACAGAACAAATACAGTGAAGCGAACGGGGTAGTTATATTTGACAGCACGGACGTAAAATTAGAAGGAACGGGTAAAGCAGTTTACAATTACCATAAAATGGTTAAAATCCTATCTACTTACGGAAAAAAGAAATTCGGCGAAGTCGAATTCAGTTATGTCCCCAAATTTATGGATGTAAAGATAGAATTTGCCCGCTTAATTAATAAAGAGGGAAAAATAATCAATGTTTCTCCTTCCGAGATAAAGGATATTCCTTTTGTACCTATGAACTCCGAAGGTTCAGGTTCAAAGATGTTTTTATCCGACATCAGGATGGTAAAGATTATTTTTCCACAAATAGACATTGGTGTAACGATAGAATATAAATTCAAGATAACCATAAATAAACCGTTTATGAAAGACAGATTCACGGATGTTGCCTATTTTGAAGGGGATGAGCCCGTTTTGGAGAAAACATACAGGATTGAATGT includes:
- a CDS encoding radical SAM protein, which produces MNKKVLLINPSQFQSYNNVKIKGGAIYSPSLALAVLAAPLVKAGHNVKILDLNKEPPLDTVLETFSPDFVGITFTTLLFEETRRICQTIKSYSKEIVIISGGAHSTALPEETLKELDIDIAVIGEGDFSLLKIINGENLNNIPGIAYKKRGEIKMNPCAGYIENLDNLPLPAWDLINISQYKTTPLLSRASPAGWIETSRGCPYTCGYCTKNIFGTKFRFKSVNRVLEEIEYMLKMGFKELHIADDNFTMDTARAKQICEEILHRNLKFPWATVTGIRIDRVDKELLELMYKAGCYRVYFGIESGDQSILDKIKKGISLDKIREVVKMAKSTGLEVFGFFMAALPGETEDSIKKTIAFAKSLPLDMAKMSITMPLPGTALFKELDKGGFIKTYDWSKYNLYILARDVYKHPTISWDIVEKYFNRFYREFYFRPGYILNFAKKNLVRKDFFSMVKIFFETKW
- a CDS encoding glycosyltransferase family 2 protein, yielding MGKLLLYGMHFIVIAFILRIVDFVFTLKIINICSIIFYMGVGLVLLNFIFSLIFRYKRTIMVKPLKDEKICVALTAYNDELSIGEAVKDFRKIPFVNEVLVVDNNCKDRTVEFAQKAGATIVVEEVQGYGAACMRGLREASKRGDIIVLTEGDGTFSARDLNKFISYLENADMVVGTRTTRELSSADCQMSWFIQYGNLFMAKLIQLVYFDTRLTDIGCTYRIIRKEALDKIIGQLKVTSNHFSCEMILMALKNKLKVIEIPITFKKRVGESKGVGGNMWRGLKTGLRMWWLVLRI
- a CDS encoding glycosyltransferase family 39 protein, coding for MNKALKINTPFILILIILLGSFLRLYQLGNESIWIDEAVGIENASKPFVPMIKAMTFQDFSPPLYFTLVHFWIKIFGKSEFVVRALSAIAGIVSILLMYKLGTVLFGEKEGILGAFIFAISLKPPIWESQEARMYALFLLVVLISSILFIKAIKLGESLIPKKLISITIINILLVYIHIYGLFFIVFEAIYILLLKKKELKKWVMSFLIVFICYIPWLFVIIKLQLPTIKTQIFEGAGSLWLKKIGPMELYYIIWSLSSEHKILVIAFLGLSLFSILSSFRESIKNKQSCLLCFLWIITPIAISYILYYLLKKPFLRPCYLIFVIPAYYLLISKGVFAFRNKIIQLLLILSITGISGYILFSYYTTVEKEQWRESVKFVETSELKANAIVLSGGIEPFRYYYKKNIPVECFPFAISTAKGSIIADGIKNRIDNMQSIWFFKSVYNNPELEFEEWLNEKFCIKKEKEFMKIKVCYYSRK